The proteins below come from a single Aegilops tauschii subsp. strangulata cultivar AL8/78 chromosome 6, Aet v6.0, whole genome shotgun sequence genomic window:
- the LOC109760551 gene encoding uncharacterized protein isoform X2, protein MMESMPYTQSLLAGCRAVGYHAKAAPPTVTMPRLKAMVSGAIGGFLDVALNFNTQAFLDDNILDQLHTIGYKLVMLGDETWIKLFPTLFYRQDGVSSFYVKDTVEVDFNVSRHLESELAAKDWDALILHYLGLDHVGHIGGRQSNLMTPKLKEMDDVIRRIHAAVTSIQDNSHRTLLVVVSDHGMTEVGNHGGSSYEETDSLALFIGHSVESSHCSPYDQKEALQVDLAPTLALLFGIPIPKNNIGVLLPELFNSLADDQKLRTLELNSWQILRLLQKQRPAFCSEDCVDSKDDFGADMLPESTEKKLCRLLSKAFASHRSSLLHRDSNFRSVEAAGLFGAAVDSYSGFLRHASEWLSHRATDKPLYLLASAISLMIISCFSLAGIISCIFKGPPQIKVEHHSELDLDKNWHLDEVFILMGIFLYVASLGSSSFVEEEQYIWHFLTSTLYLIFLIKTVQSILKESNSTLVHRSETKTFHKNNSSYLASYKLIPGQQDGCKLYTVLIVLVAGRILRAWYQGGINWVHFPDISKILNQSDSSIVKSLQTISVLAVVVLYSVSLMLLRTRRILIIGLWLSHLSCGLLVMLHIWKSQVDTSVPINNHSTTSIAQIFYVIASISVTCTFLLSPWIFPTHSKEAEPTSSSGSNPEKAHGLNHSVFLTGVTYTMFWCLLQLLLQQPINAVPVLLILLQIISSVIYFSLEKSLHRQWVQVVAMQFLGMTGHFGLGNTNSLASIDVAGAFIGISSYSTVLSGVLMFIITYGSPLLLYLGMVVHMSVKDSNDISTPQQWSSVLSRMIALPCLLPLLVNSIALTSYTIVLLLMRNHLFVWSVFSPKYLYVCAATVCTYAGVLVIAMTGAYTCAVLSFRTRNYRDKSVDQIDG, encoded by the exons ATGATGGAGTCAATGCCATACACACAGTCTCTGTTAGCTGGTTGCAGAGCAGTGGGTTATCATGCAAAGGCTGCACCTCCAACCGTTACAATGCCCCGACTAAAA GCAATGGTGTCAGGGGCAATTGGAGGTTTTCTAGATGTAGCACTTAACTTCAATACTCAAGCCTTCTTGGATGACAATATTCTTG ATCAACTTCATACGATTGGTTATAAATTAGTGATGTTGGGAGATGAGACATGGATCAAATTGTTCCCAACACTGTTCTACAGACAAGATGGAGTGAGCAGTTTTTAT GTTAAAGATACGGTTGAGGTTGATTTCAATGTGTCTCGTCATCTGGAATCTGAGCTAGCTGCAAAAGACTGGGATGCATTG ATTCTTCACTATTTAGGTTTGGATCATGTTGGCCATATAGGTGGCCGCCAGAG TAATTTGATGACCCCAAAGCTAAAGGAGATGGATGATGTCATTAGAAGGATCCATGCTGCAGTTACGAGCATTCAGGATAATTCACACAGAACACTTCTG GTTGTGGTCAGTGATCATGGAATGACTGAAGTTGGTAATCATGGAGGATCTTCTTACGAAGAAACCGACTCCCTTGCCCTTTTTATAGGACACAGTGTTGAGAGCTCACATTGTTCGCCTTATGACCAGAAAGAAGCACTTCAA GTTGACCTTGCCCCAACTCTAGCTCTGCTCTTTGGCATACCAATTCCAAAAAACAATATAGGTGTCTTGCTTCCGGAGCTTTTTAATTCTTTGGCAG ATGATCAAAAACTGCGCACCCTAGAACTGAACTCGTGGCAAATCTTAAGATTGTTACAAAAACAGAGACCTgctttctgctctgaagactgTGTTGACTCAAAGGATGACTTTGGAGCTGATATGCTTCCTGAATCTACTGAGAAAAAGTTGTGCCGTTTGCTTTCCAAGGCTTTTGCTTCTCATCGATCCTCACTTCTTCATCGAGATTCTAATTTCAG GTCCGTTGAAGCAGCTGGGCTCTTTGGGGCTGCTGTGGACTCCTACTCTGGCTTCTTAAGACATGCGAGTGAGTGGTTGTCTCACAGAGCGACTGAT AAACCACTCTATTTGCTTGCCTCTGCAATCTCCTTGATGATTATTTCATGTTTTTCTCTTGCCGGAATTATCTCTTGCATATTTAAGGGGCCGccgcaaattaaagttgaacacCATTCTGAGTTGGATTTGGATAAAAATTGGCACCTTGATGAGGTTTTCATTCTAATGGGGATTTTCCTCTATGTTGCCAGCCTTGGTTCAAGCTCTTTTGTTGAAGAAGAGCAGTATATATGGCATTTTCTCACTTCTACTCTCTATTTAATATTTCTCATCAAGACAGTCCAATCGATATTGAAAGAATCAAACTCAACATTAGTCCATAGATCGGAAACAAAGACATTTCACAAAAATAACTCCTCTTATCTTGCCAGCTATAAGCTAATCCCAGGACAGCAAGATGGTTGCAAGTTATATACTGTCCTTATTGTTCTTGTGGCTGGGAGAATTCTAAGAGCTTGGTATCAAGGTGGGATTAACTGGGTTCACTTTCCTGACATTTCAAAGATATTGAACCAGTCGGACTCTTCTATTGTGAAGTCTCTGCAAACTATCTCAGTTCTTGCAGTTGTGGTATTATATTCAGTTTCACTCATGTTACTGAGAACAAGGAGAATTCTTATTATAGGGCTATGGTTGAGTCACCTTTCATGTGGGCTTTTAGTTATGCTTCATATCTGGAAAAGTCAGGTCGATACTTCGGTACCAATCAACAACCATAGCACAACATCAATAGCTCAGATTTTCTATGTCATCGCAAGTATTTCAGTAACTTGCACTTTTCTTCTATCGCCATGgatatttccaacacattctaAAGAAGCAGAACCAACATCCTCCTCCGGCTCCAATCCTGAAAAGGCGCATGGCCTCAATCATTCAGTGTTCTTGACTGGAGTAACATATACAATGTTCTGGTGCCTTCTTCAATTGCTTCTGCAACAACCCATAAATGCAGTCCCTGTTCTGCTTATTCTCTTGCAAATAATCTCGAGTGTGATTTATTTTTCTCTGGAGAAATCATTGCATAGGCAATGGGTGCAG GTTGTCGCAATGCAATTCTTGGGAATGACCGGCCACTTTGGCCTTGGGAACACCAATAGCCTCGCCAGCATCGATGTTGCTGGAGCTTTCATT GGCATCTCAAGCTACTCCACGGTCCTCTCTGGGGTTCTGATGTTCATCATTACGTATGGGTCGCCTCTGCTGTTATACCTCGGGATGGTGGTCCATATGTCGGTAAAAGATAGTAATGATATCTCCACTCCGCAGCAATGGAGCAGCGTCCTGAGCAGAATGATTGCACTGCCCTGTTTGCTCCCTTTGCTCGTCAATTCTATTGCCCTGACTTCGTACACCATTGTCCTGCTGCTCATGAGGAACCACTTGTTTGTGTGGAGCGTGTTCTCGCCAAA GTACCTCTACGTCTGCGCGGCGACAGTGTGCACATATGCTGGAGTGTTGGTTATAGCCATGACCGGAGCTTACACCTGCGCCGTGTTGTCGTTCAGGACGAGGAACTACAGAGACAAATCCGTAGATCAGATTGACGGCTAG
- the LOC120967166 gene encoding uncharacterized protein isoform X2 yields MSLCPMSPSVRPVIAEMEMNAGTDQDATTVRATVVQACGMFHDTPATFEHTAVCPGGSSIISPSGAVLAGPNYEGKALLAADLGEKKLMAGFQSMLNVYCFGHW; encoded by the exons ATGTCTTTGTGCCCCATGAGCCCCAGCGTCAGGCCTGTGATTGCGGAGATGGAGATGAACGCCGGCACCGACCAGGATGCCACTACCGTGCGGGCCACTGTTGTGCAGGCCTGTGGGATGTTCCATGACACCCCTGCAACGTTCG AGCACACCGCGGTTTGCCCTGGAGGGAGTTCCATCATCTCGCCATCTGGGGCAGTGTTGGCAGGCCCCAACTATGAGGGCAAGGCCCTCCTCGCAGCTGACCTGGGTGAGAAGAAACTGATGGCTGGCTTCCAGTCTATGCTAAATGTGTACTGTTTTGG ACATTGGTGA
- the LOC109760555 gene encoding 20 kDa chaperonin, chloroplastic isoform X1, translating to MASVQLCGAAAVGAAGFAGKGAAAVEPRRVAAPAARRGALRGLVARAATVVAPKYTTVKPLADRVLLKTKTAEQKTTGGILLPSTAQSKPQSGEVVAVGEGRTIGDSKVEVGIKVGAQVVYSKYAGMEVELNDSNHLILKEDDIIGILETEDVKDMKPLSDRVLIKVAVAEDKTAGGLLLTNSVQEKPSVGTVVAVGPGHLDEEGKRIPLPVSTGNSVLYSKYAGAEFKGADGTNYIVLRVSDLMAILS from the exons ATGGCGTCGGTGCAGCTCTGCGGTGCCGCGGCCGTCGGCGCGGCGGGGTTTGCCGGGAAGGGGGCGGCTGCCGTCGAGCCTCGGCGCGTCGCCGCGCCGGCGGCCCGGCGGGGGGCGCTCCGCGGGCTCGTCGCCAGGGCCGCCACCGTCGTCGCCCCCAAG TACACGACGGTCAAGCCCTTGGCCGACAGAGTGCTTCTGAAGACCAAGACTGCCGAGCAGAAGACGACCGGTGGGATTCTGCTCCCTTCAACCGCGCAGTCTAAACCTCAGAGTGGTGAGGTGGTTGCTGTTGGAGAGGGAAGAACCATTGGGGATAGCAAAGTGGAAGTCGGCATTAAG GTTGGGGCTCAGGTCGTATATTCGAAGTATGCTGGAATGGAGGTGGAGTTGAATGATTCCAACCATCTGATCCTAAAAGAGGACGATATCATAGGTATTCTGGAGACGGAGGATGTGAAAGACATGAAGCCTCTTAGCGACCGTGTTCTTATCAAG GTAGCTGTAGCTGAAGATAAAACTGCGGGGGGGCTGCTGCTGACTAACAGTGTCCAGGAGAAGCCATCTGTTGGAACG GTGGTCGCTGTCGGCCCGGGCCATCTGGACGAGGAAGGCAAGAGGATCCCGTTGCCGGTATCCACAGGCAATTCCGTTCTGTACTCCAAGTATGCTGGCGCCGAGTTCAAGGGTGCCGATGGCACAAACTACATCGTGCTGAGGGTATCTGACCTGATGGCTATCCTCTCTTGA
- the LOC120967166 gene encoding nitrilase 3 isoform X1 translates to MSLCPMSPSVRPVIAEMEMNAGTDQDATTVRATVVQACGMFHDTPATFEHTAVCPGGSSIISPSGAVLAGPNYEGKALLAADLDIGEIVRAKFDKIRGARLTMF, encoded by the exons ATGTCTTTGTGCCCCATGAGCCCCAGCGTCAGGCCTGTGATTGCGGAGATGGAGATGAACGCCGGCACCGACCAGGATGCCACTACCGTGCGGGCCACTGTTGTGCAGGCCTGTGGGATGTTCCATGACACCCCTGCAACGTTCG AGCACACCGCGGTTTGCCCTGGAGGGAGTTCCATCATCTCGCCATCTGGGGCAGTGTTGGCAGGCCCCAACTATGAGGGCAAGGCCCTCCTCGCAGCTGACCTGG ACATTGGTGAAATTGTTCGGGCGAAGTTTGATAAGATCCGAGGCGCACGACTGACGATGTTTTGA
- the LOC109760555 gene encoding 20 kDa chaperonin, chloroplastic isoform X2: MAPAARRGALRGLVARAATVVAPKYTTVKPLADRVLLKTKTAEQKTTGGILLPSTAQSKPQSGEVVAVGEGRTIGDSKVEVGIKVGAQVVYSKYAGMEVELNDSNHLILKEDDIIGILETEDVKDMKPLSDRVLIKVAVAEDKTAGGLLLTNSVQEKPSVGTVVAVGPGHLDEEGKRIPLPVSTGNSVLYSKYAGAEFKGADGTNYIVLRVSDLMAILS, from the exons ATGGCG CCGGCGGCCCGGCGGGGGGCGCTCCGCGGGCTCGTCGCCAGGGCCGCCACCGTCGTCGCCCCCAAG TACACGACGGTCAAGCCCTTGGCCGACAGAGTGCTTCTGAAGACCAAGACTGCCGAGCAGAAGACGACCGGTGGGATTCTGCTCCCTTCAACCGCGCAGTCTAAACCTCAGAGTGGTGAGGTGGTTGCTGTTGGAGAGGGAAGAACCATTGGGGATAGCAAAGTGGAAGTCGGCATTAAG GTTGGGGCTCAGGTCGTATATTCGAAGTATGCTGGAATGGAGGTGGAGTTGAATGATTCCAACCATCTGATCCTAAAAGAGGACGATATCATAGGTATTCTGGAGACGGAGGATGTGAAAGACATGAAGCCTCTTAGCGACCGTGTTCTTATCAAG GTAGCTGTAGCTGAAGATAAAACTGCGGGGGGGCTGCTGCTGACTAACAGTGTCCAGGAGAAGCCATCTGTTGGAACG GTGGTCGCTGTCGGCCCGGGCCATCTGGACGAGGAAGGCAAGAGGATCCCGTTGCCGGTATCCACAGGCAATTCCGTTCTGTACTCCAAGTATGCTGGCGCCGAGTTCAAGGGTGCCGATGGCACAAACTACATCGTGCTGAGGGTATCTGACCTGATGGCTATCCTCTCTTGA
- the LOC109760551 gene encoding GPI ethanolamine phosphate transferase 2 isoform X1, with translation MGAAVAEWTVAAVLLQVAGLSLFLYGFFPVKPTLPGFSGAESYRAPSCGPVGCGEGPALPPDQLRSLYRELSEVPHVYDRLVLMVIDGLPAEFVLGRGGKPPAREMMESMPYTQSLLAGCRAVGYHAKAAPPTVTMPRLKAMVSGAIGGFLDVALNFNTQAFLDDNILDQLHTIGYKLVMLGDETWIKLFPTLFYRQDGVSSFYVKDTVEVDFNVSRHLESELAAKDWDALILHYLGLDHVGHIGGRQSNLMTPKLKEMDDVIRRIHAAVTSIQDNSHRTLLVVVSDHGMTEVGNHGGSSYEETDSLALFIGHSVESSHCSPYDQKEALQVDLAPTLALLFGIPIPKNNIGVLLPELFNSLADDQKLRTLELNSWQILRLLQKQRPAFCSEDCVDSKDDFGADMLPESTEKKLCRLLSKAFASHRSSLLHRDSNFRSVEAAGLFGAAVDSYSGFLRHASEWLSHRATDKPLYLLASAISLMIISCFSLAGIISCIFKGPPQIKVEHHSELDLDKNWHLDEVFILMGIFLYVASLGSSSFVEEEQYIWHFLTSTLYLIFLIKTVQSILKESNSTLVHRSETKTFHKNNSSYLASYKLIPGQQDGCKLYTVLIVLVAGRILRAWYQGGINWVHFPDISKILNQSDSSIVKSLQTISVLAVVVLYSVSLMLLRTRRILIIGLWLSHLSCGLLVMLHIWKSQVDTSVPINNHSTTSIAQIFYVIASISVTCTFLLSPWIFPTHSKEAEPTSSSGSNPEKAHGLNHSVFLTGVTYTMFWCLLQLLLQQPINAVPVLLILLQIISSVIYFSLEKSLHRQWVQVVAMQFLGMTGHFGLGNTNSLASIDVAGAFIGISSYSTVLSGVLMFIITYGSPLLLYLGMVVHMSVKDSNDISTPQQWSSVLSRMIALPCLLPLLVNSIALTSYTIVLLLMRNHLFVWSVFSPKYLYVCAATVCTYAGVLVIAMTGAYTCAVLSFRTRNYRDKSVDQIDG, from the exons ATGGGCGCCGCCGTGGCGGAGTGGACGGTGGCGGCGGTGCTTCTGCAGGTCGCGggcctctccctcttcctctacGGGTTCTTCCCCGTCAAGCCCACGCTCCCGGGCTTCAG TGGCGCGGAGAGCTACCGGGCGCCGTCGTGCGGCCCCGTCGGCTGCGGGGAGGGGCCGGCGCTTCCTCCGGATCAGCTCAGATCGCTGTACAGG GAACTTTCAGAGGTCCCCCATGTGTATGATCGCTTGGTATTGATG GTGATAGATGGGCTACCTGCTGAATTTGTACTGGGGAGAGGTGGAAAACCTCCAGCCAGAGAAATGATGGAGTCAATGCCATACACACAGTCTCTGTTAGCTGGTTGCAGAGCAGTGGGTTATCATGCAAAGGCTGCACCTCCAACCGTTACAATGCCCCGACTAAAA GCAATGGTGTCAGGGGCAATTGGAGGTTTTCTAGATGTAGCACTTAACTTCAATACTCAAGCCTTCTTGGATGACAATATTCTTG ATCAACTTCATACGATTGGTTATAAATTAGTGATGTTGGGAGATGAGACATGGATCAAATTGTTCCCAACACTGTTCTACAGACAAGATGGAGTGAGCAGTTTTTAT GTTAAAGATACGGTTGAGGTTGATTTCAATGTGTCTCGTCATCTGGAATCTGAGCTAGCTGCAAAAGACTGGGATGCATTG ATTCTTCACTATTTAGGTTTGGATCATGTTGGCCATATAGGTGGCCGCCAGAG TAATTTGATGACCCCAAAGCTAAAGGAGATGGATGATGTCATTAGAAGGATCCATGCTGCAGTTACGAGCATTCAGGATAATTCACACAGAACACTTCTG GTTGTGGTCAGTGATCATGGAATGACTGAAGTTGGTAATCATGGAGGATCTTCTTACGAAGAAACCGACTCCCTTGCCCTTTTTATAGGACACAGTGTTGAGAGCTCACATTGTTCGCCTTATGACCAGAAAGAAGCACTTCAA GTTGACCTTGCCCCAACTCTAGCTCTGCTCTTTGGCATACCAATTCCAAAAAACAATATAGGTGTCTTGCTTCCGGAGCTTTTTAATTCTTTGGCAG ATGATCAAAAACTGCGCACCCTAGAACTGAACTCGTGGCAAATCTTAAGATTGTTACAAAAACAGAGACCTgctttctgctctgaagactgTGTTGACTCAAAGGATGACTTTGGAGCTGATATGCTTCCTGAATCTACTGAGAAAAAGTTGTGCCGTTTGCTTTCCAAGGCTTTTGCTTCTCATCGATCCTCACTTCTTCATCGAGATTCTAATTTCAG GTCCGTTGAAGCAGCTGGGCTCTTTGGGGCTGCTGTGGACTCCTACTCTGGCTTCTTAAGACATGCGAGTGAGTGGTTGTCTCACAGAGCGACTGAT AAACCACTCTATTTGCTTGCCTCTGCAATCTCCTTGATGATTATTTCATGTTTTTCTCTTGCCGGAATTATCTCTTGCATATTTAAGGGGCCGccgcaaattaaagttgaacacCATTCTGAGTTGGATTTGGATAAAAATTGGCACCTTGATGAGGTTTTCATTCTAATGGGGATTTTCCTCTATGTTGCCAGCCTTGGTTCAAGCTCTTTTGTTGAAGAAGAGCAGTATATATGGCATTTTCTCACTTCTACTCTCTATTTAATATTTCTCATCAAGACAGTCCAATCGATATTGAAAGAATCAAACTCAACATTAGTCCATAGATCGGAAACAAAGACATTTCACAAAAATAACTCCTCTTATCTTGCCAGCTATAAGCTAATCCCAGGACAGCAAGATGGTTGCAAGTTATATACTGTCCTTATTGTTCTTGTGGCTGGGAGAATTCTAAGAGCTTGGTATCAAGGTGGGATTAACTGGGTTCACTTTCCTGACATTTCAAAGATATTGAACCAGTCGGACTCTTCTATTGTGAAGTCTCTGCAAACTATCTCAGTTCTTGCAGTTGTGGTATTATATTCAGTTTCACTCATGTTACTGAGAACAAGGAGAATTCTTATTATAGGGCTATGGTTGAGTCACCTTTCATGTGGGCTTTTAGTTATGCTTCATATCTGGAAAAGTCAGGTCGATACTTCGGTACCAATCAACAACCATAGCACAACATCAATAGCTCAGATTTTCTATGTCATCGCAAGTATTTCAGTAACTTGCACTTTTCTTCTATCGCCATGgatatttccaacacattctaAAGAAGCAGAACCAACATCCTCCTCCGGCTCCAATCCTGAAAAGGCGCATGGCCTCAATCATTCAGTGTTCTTGACTGGAGTAACATATACAATGTTCTGGTGCCTTCTTCAATTGCTTCTGCAACAACCCATAAATGCAGTCCCTGTTCTGCTTATTCTCTTGCAAATAATCTCGAGTGTGATTTATTTTTCTCTGGAGAAATCATTGCATAGGCAATGGGTGCAG GTTGTCGCAATGCAATTCTTGGGAATGACCGGCCACTTTGGCCTTGGGAACACCAATAGCCTCGCCAGCATCGATGTTGCTGGAGCTTTCATT GGCATCTCAAGCTACTCCACGGTCCTCTCTGGGGTTCTGATGTTCATCATTACGTATGGGTCGCCTCTGCTGTTATACCTCGGGATGGTGGTCCATATGTCGGTAAAAGATAGTAATGATATCTCCACTCCGCAGCAATGGAGCAGCGTCCTGAGCAGAATGATTGCACTGCCCTGTTTGCTCCCTTTGCTCGTCAATTCTATTGCCCTGACTTCGTACACCATTGTCCTGCTGCTCATGAGGAACCACTTGTTTGTGTGGAGCGTGTTCTCGCCAAA GTACCTCTACGTCTGCGCGGCGACAGTGTGCACATATGCTGGAGTGTTGGTTATAGCCATGACCGGAGCTTACACCTGCGCCGTGTTGTCGTTCAGGACGAGGAACTACAGAGACAAATCCGTAGATCAGATTGACGGCTAG
- the LOC109760552 gene encoding uncharacterized protein — translation MDPKLLALAVSAAVLLALALPAPASGQAAAATPSCTASLVSSFTPCLSYITNGNSSSPTAGCCRSLSALVNASTGCACLLLTGSVPLGGVPVNRTLAVTLPRACNSMAVPLQCKDASAQLPAPAPAPGPVAASASPAMPPLPPVAPAPPSPSGTTTATPPAGSQSQGQTRPQVASAWRDGAHVPALFAVILALGAMLV, via the exons ATGGACCCCAAGCTGCTCGCGCTCGCCGTGTCCGCGGCCGTGCTGCTGGCCCTGGCCTTGCCGGCGCCGGCGTCCGGGCAGGCCGCGGCGGCGACGCCGTCATGCACGGCGTCGCTCGTCTCCAGCTTCACGCCGTGCCTCAGCTACATCACCAACGGCAACAGCTCGTCGCCCACGGCGGGCTGCTGCCGGTCCCTGTCGGCACTGGTGAACGCCAGCACGGGCTGCGCGTGCCTCCTCCTCACCGGCAGCGTGCCCCTCGGCGGCGTGCCGGTCAACCGGACGCTCGCCGTCACGCTGCCCAGGGCCTGCAACTCCATGGCCGTCCCGCTTCAGTGCAAAG ATGCGTCGGCGCAGCTCCCGGCTCCGGCTCCAGCTCCGGGCCCCGTCGCGGCCTCGGCCTCTCCCGCCATGCCCCCGCTGC CACCGGtggcgccggcgccgccgtcgccgtcgggaACCACCACGGCGACGCCACCGGCGGGGAGCCAGAGCCAGGGGCAGACGAGGCCGCAGGTGGCCTCTGCCTGGAGAGACGGTGCTCATGTGCCTGCGTTGTTCGCAGTGATCCTCGCACTTGGAGCCATGCTGGTTTGA